One genomic region from Actinocatenispora thailandica encodes:
- the folE gene encoding GTP cyclohydrolase I FolE: MSEDLQPGIDHLAARLIGGGLGGGPVENTVDLGRIERAVHEILLAIGEDPDRDGLRKTPARVARAYAEMFAGLRIDPTQVLTTTFEADHDEFVLVRDIEVYSQCEHHLLPFHGVAHVGYIPGAHGRITGLSKLARLVEVYARRPQVQERLTSQIADTLTEVLDPRGVIVVVDCEHLCMSMRGIRKPGSRTVTSAVRGHFERSAAARNEAMSLILRH, encoded by the coding sequence GTGAGCGAGGATCTGCAACCCGGCATCGACCACCTGGCGGCCCGGCTGATCGGCGGCGGCCTGGGTGGCGGGCCGGTGGAGAACACCGTCGACCTCGGCCGGATCGAGCGCGCGGTGCACGAGATCCTGCTCGCCATCGGCGAGGACCCCGATCGCGACGGGCTGCGCAAGACACCGGCCCGGGTGGCCCGCGCGTACGCGGAGATGTTCGCCGGGCTGCGGATCGACCCGACGCAGGTGCTCACCACCACGTTCGAGGCCGACCACGACGAGTTCGTGCTGGTCCGCGACATCGAGGTGTACAGCCAGTGTGAGCATCACCTGCTGCCGTTCCACGGCGTCGCGCACGTCGGGTACATCCCGGGGGCGCACGGACGGATCACCGGGCTGTCCAAGCTCGCCCGGCTGGTCGAGGTGTACGCGCGCCGGCCGCAGGTGCAGGAGCGGCTCACCTCCCAGATCGCCGACACGCTCACCGAGGTGCTCGACCCGCGCGGGGTGATCGTGGTCGTCGACTGCGAGCACCTGTGCATGTCCATGCGTGGCATCCGCAAGCCGGGCTCCCGCACCGTCACCTCCGCCGTCCGCGGGCACTTCGAGCGCTCCGCCGCCGCCCGCAACGAGGCCATGTCTCTGATCCTTCGCCACTGA
- a CDS encoding sugar-binding transcriptional regulator yields MSESRHGPDAPRVDRRRLRGKHSQALLMARVARRAYLDQRTKVQIAEELGLSRFQVGRLLERARETGLVRIEIGLPDDVEFDLSGQLQERFGLRYCAVTEAPDESLQALRTSVGQAATALLEEVVTDRDVLGISSTRALMGLAEPPSGFSRCPVVQITGAVSRTDAWDVMEAVRRFTRVGGGPAYLYYAPMLCPDKSDSGIYSKQPDFVRCQRLFGELTVCALGIGAWGDGLSTVHEAASERDRGIADESGAVAEVVGLLLDQDGRRLNTPLDGRMIGISEAQLRSVPTRIGIAFDARKSEAVRATLASGLINGIVIDRGLAEAILVEEA; encoded by the coding sequence ATGAGCGAATCGAGGCACGGCCCGGATGCGCCCCGGGTGGATCGCCGACGACTGCGCGGCAAGCACAGCCAGGCGCTGCTCATGGCTCGGGTCGCGCGACGCGCCTACCTCGACCAACGCACCAAGGTGCAGATCGCCGAGGAGCTCGGCCTCTCCAGGTTCCAGGTCGGGCGGTTGCTGGAGCGGGCGCGAGAGACCGGATTGGTCCGCATCGAGATCGGGCTGCCGGACGACGTCGAGTTCGACCTGTCCGGGCAGTTGCAGGAGCGCTTCGGGCTGCGCTACTGCGCGGTGACCGAAGCGCCCGACGAGTCGCTCCAGGCGCTGCGCACCAGCGTCGGCCAGGCGGCCACCGCGCTGCTCGAAGAGGTCGTCACCGACCGGGACGTGTTGGGCATCTCCTCGACCCGAGCCCTGATGGGACTGGCCGAACCGCCGTCCGGCTTCAGCAGGTGCCCCGTCGTGCAGATCACCGGCGCGGTGTCCCGGACGGATGCCTGGGACGTGATGGAGGCCGTGCGACGGTTCACCCGGGTCGGCGGCGGTCCCGCCTACCTGTACTACGCGCCGATGCTCTGCCCCGACAAATCGGACTCAGGCATCTACTCCAAGCAGCCCGACTTCGTTCGCTGCCAACGCCTGTTCGGGGAGCTGACGGTGTGCGCGCTCGGCATCGGCGCCTGGGGTGACGGGCTGTCGACGGTCCATGAGGCCGCCTCGGAACGCGATCGCGGGATCGCGGACGAGTCCGGAGCGGTCGCCGAGGTGGTCGGCTTGCTGCTCGACCAGGACGGCCGCCGACTGAACACCCCACTCGACGGCAGAATGATCGGCATCTCGGAGGCGCAGCTTCGATCCGTGCCGACTCGGATCGGCATCGCGTTCGACGCCCGCAAGAGCGAAGCCGTGCGCGCCACGCTCGCGTCCGGCCTGATCAACGGCATCGTGATCGACCGCGGCCTGGCCGAGGCGATCCTCGTCGAGGAGGCCTGA
- a CDS encoding YbaB/EbfC family nucleoid-associated protein: MEVAVPEEDPLTRIERTAKDTIARYQRFRAGTDGLTASATSPDNAVEVTVTPAGTLRDLKLNPKAKQYPLDKLAATILAASAAATAAASASYTDKAAEFLGPKLAEHVRAGLPQQLWKEQQ, translated from the coding sequence GTGGAGGTGGCCGTGCCCGAGGAAGACCCGCTGACCCGGATCGAACGCACCGCGAAGGACACCATCGCGCGCTACCAACGGTTCCGGGCCGGCACCGACGGTCTCACCGCGTCGGCCACCTCGCCCGACAATGCCGTCGAGGTCACCGTGACACCGGCCGGCACGCTGCGCGACCTGAAGCTCAACCCCAAAGCCAAGCAGTACCCGCTGGACAAGCTCGCCGCCACCATCCTCGCCGCGAGCGCGGCCGCCACCGCCGCGGCATCCGCCAGCTACACCGACAAGGCGGCCGAGTTTCTCGGGCCGAAGCTCGCCGAACACGTTCGGGCGGGTCTCCCGCAGCAGCTCTGGAAGGAGCAGCAGTGA
- a CDS encoding DUF1737 domain-containing protein, whose amino-acid sequence MDHLTERMRYRLLTGPDDDDFCARVSAALDEGYELYGSPSITARADGRVVAAQAVVLPAYEAVRIRKSAASADPVS is encoded by the coding sequence ATGGATCACCTGACGGAGCGGATGCGGTACCGGCTGCTCACCGGGCCGGACGACGACGACTTCTGCGCCCGGGTCAGCGCCGCCCTGGACGAGGGCTACGAGCTGTACGGGTCGCCGTCGATCACCGCCCGCGCGGACGGCCGGGTGGTGGCCGCGCAGGCCGTGGTGCTCCCGGCGTACGAGGCGGTGCGGATCCGCAAGAGCGCCGCCAGCGCCGACCCGGTGAGCTGA
- the hpt gene encoding hypoxanthine phosphoribosyltransferase: MAAGKGNWYADDISKVIVSEEQIREKTAELAKQVAADYADVDGLLLVGVLKGAVMFMADFARSLDHPVELEFMAISSYGTRATSSGVVRILKDLDRDISGKHVLVIEDIVDSGLTLSWLLKYLTSRGPASLEVVALLRKPDAVKVDIPVKYLGFDIPNEFVVGYGLDYAERYRELPYVGLLRPEVYER; encoded by the coding sequence ATGGCTGCGGGCAAAGGCAACTGGTACGCCGACGACATCTCCAAGGTCATCGTCAGCGAGGAACAGATCAGGGAGAAGACCGCGGAGCTGGCCAAGCAGGTGGCGGCCGACTACGCGGACGTCGACGGGCTGTTGCTGGTCGGGGTGTTGAAGGGCGCGGTCATGTTCATGGCCGACTTCGCCCGCTCCCTCGACCACCCGGTCGAGCTGGAGTTCATGGCGATCTCGTCGTACGGCACCCGGGCCACCTCCTCCGGCGTGGTGCGCATCCTCAAGGACCTGGACCGCGACATCAGCGGCAAGCACGTCCTGGTGATCGAGGACATCGTCGACTCCGGGCTGACCCTGTCCTGGCTGCTCAAGTACCTGACCAGCCGGGGGCCGGCGTCGCTGGAGGTGGTGGCGCTGCTGCGCAAGCCCGACGCGGTCAAGGTCGACATCCCGGTCAAGTACCTCGGGTTCGACATCCCGAACGAGTTCGTCGTCGGGTACGGGCTGGACTACGCCGAGCGTTACCGCGAGCTGCCGTACGTGGGGCTGCTTCGCCCGGAGGTCTACGAGCGCTGA
- a CDS encoding YbaB/EbfC family nucleoid-associated protein, whose protein sequence is MPATTDHEPATTAPPREIDEAWIEEAVAHYRRLERRRTELADRVAHADVTIRSGDGLVEVVVGADGAFHDVRIADAALRTLTARDLSRTVLGACQQARTAADWARQKLAEQEFGADPFGGRG, encoded by the coding sequence ATGCCGGCCACGACTGACCACGAGCCCGCGACGACGGCACCGCCACGCGAGATCGACGAGGCGTGGATCGAGGAGGCGGTGGCGCACTACCGGCGGCTGGAACGGCGCCGGACCGAACTCGCCGACCGGGTCGCGCACGCCGACGTGACGATCCGCTCCGGCGACGGGCTGGTGGAGGTCGTGGTCGGCGCCGACGGCGCGTTCCACGACGTGCGGATCGCGGACGCGGCGCTGCGCACCCTCACCGCACGGGACCTGTCCCGGACCGTCCTGGGCGCCTGCCAGCAGGCGCGTACCGCGGCCGACTGGGCCCGGCAGAAGCTGGCCGAGCAGGAGTTCGGCGCCGACCCGTTCGGCGGCCGCGGGTAG
- a CDS encoding ABC transporter substrate-binding protein has translation MSEQRLAPISGAALSRRSLLGLVGAGAVVAPALAGCSHGGGNGFAQVDVKVPKKYSNRKHKVVLWSSWNASAGKVLDGLVAKFNDSQNEIYAQAQYQGNYFDATAKVTAALRGKAVPDIMAFGQTAWQIFFLNETLEDLSGYADEKFSSSFYANLYGAGVIKNKPYWISFARSTPIMYYNRDLFAKAGLPDRGPKTWSELRDWGSVLTKQKAAGKPVKATELSGGDSWEFEASVWEFGGRISNGLDVVVNKDGAVECAEFMRKLIFQDKMAILASEYGTNFNNGLVGTYMNSTGALAGTYEAAKFEVGCSPLPTQVTRGVPTGGAGFSIFKGVPKERKQAAWEVIKFLSSPESSATWSLGTGYLPVVKAAVNQPDYEKAMQKDPNRGVAVAQLAHAGRLDEVDAYVQNASPIIYGGLQKIYGDNRPSQGVLDDVAKQLTAGEKKIKPMYDKLVGGAG, from the coding sequence ATGTCAGAACAGAGACTCGCGCCGATATCCGGCGCGGCCCTGAGCCGCCGGTCACTGCTCGGGCTCGTCGGCGCCGGTGCCGTCGTGGCGCCAGCCCTCGCAGGGTGCTCGCATGGCGGCGGGAACGGCTTCGCGCAGGTCGACGTCAAGGTTCCGAAGAAGTACAGCAACCGCAAGCACAAGGTCGTGCTCTGGAGTTCGTGGAACGCTTCGGCCGGGAAGGTACTGGACGGCTTGGTCGCGAAGTTCAACGATTCGCAGAACGAGATCTATGCACAGGCCCAGTACCAGGGGAACTACTTCGACGCGACCGCCAAGGTGACCGCCGCGCTCCGCGGCAAGGCGGTACCGGACATCATGGCCTTCGGCCAGACGGCCTGGCAGATCTTCTTCCTGAACGAGACGCTGGAGGATCTCAGCGGTTACGCGGACGAGAAGTTCAGCTCCTCGTTCTACGCGAACCTCTACGGCGCCGGCGTGATCAAGAACAAACCGTACTGGATCTCGTTCGCGCGCAGCACTCCCATCATGTACTACAACAGGGATCTGTTCGCCAAGGCCGGACTGCCCGACCGCGGCCCCAAGACCTGGAGCGAGCTGCGGGACTGGGGTTCGGTACTGACCAAGCAGAAGGCCGCCGGCAAGCCGGTGAAGGCGACGGAGCTGTCCGGCGGCGACAGCTGGGAATTCGAGGCGAGCGTCTGGGAGTTCGGTGGCCGAATTTCCAACGGGCTCGACGTCGTGGTGAACAAGGACGGCGCGGTCGAGTGCGCGGAGTTCATGCGCAAGCTGATCTTCCAGGACAAGATGGCCATTCTGGCCAGCGAGTACGGGACGAACTTCAACAACGGTCTGGTCGGGACCTACATGAACTCCACCGGCGCGCTGGCCGGCACCTACGAGGCGGCGAAGTTCGAGGTCGGCTGCAGCCCACTACCGACCCAGGTGACCCGCGGTGTCCCGACCGGCGGCGCGGGATTCTCGATCTTCAAGGGCGTACCGAAGGAACGCAAGCAGGCCGCCTGGGAAGTCATCAAGTTCCTGTCCTCGCCGGAATCGTCGGCCACCTGGTCCTTGGGTACCGGGTACCTGCCCGTCGTCAAGGCCGCCGTGAACCAGCCGGACTACGAGAAAGCGATGCAGAAGGATCCGAACCGCGGCGTCGCGGTGGCACAGCTGGCGCACGCCGGCCGGCTGGACGAGGTCGATGCCTACGTGCAGAACGCCTCGCCGATCATCTACGGCGGGCTGCAGAAGATCTACGGCGACAATCGACCGTCGCAGGGAGTACTGGACGACGTGGCGAAACAGCTCACCGCCGGTGAGAAGAAGATCAAGCCGATGTACGACAAGCTTGTCGGTGGCGCTGGGTGA
- a CDS encoding carbohydrate ABC transporter permease — MSDNEALHEPRSNDVRAGRQRTTMVGQPMTGALADRTTRSPAPVTNPPRQRLRRALRRHGKEYLLFAALAGPNLALILVFSYWPVIYNLYLSFTSWDMISPAPSWVGLDEYRQLFTSADFGHVLLNTAKFVVLIVVGAIVGGLATALVLNQRLAGRGLVRTLSFAPHIVSGAAIAALWLFMLDPSFGLLRALLEPLGISSPQWTTSSHYSLYALVMVYLWKGIGFCAIIYVAGMQNLPTDLFEAATLDGANRWQQFRHVTFPLLSPVTYFLVVTSIIGAFQAYDVTAVMTGGGPGQSSTTLSWFIYQQAFQASNAGLAAAAAMVMLVVLLTITILLARYGERRVTYQ, encoded by the coding sequence ATGAGCGATAACGAGGCGCTGCATGAACCGAGGAGCAACGATGTTCGAGCGGGCCGGCAACGGACCACCATGGTTGGCCAGCCGATGACCGGCGCCCTGGCCGACCGCACAACCCGGTCACCGGCTCCCGTGACGAACCCGCCGCGGCAGCGGTTGCGTCGCGCGCTGCGTCGGCACGGCAAGGAGTACCTGCTGTTCGCCGCCCTGGCCGGCCCCAACCTGGCGCTCATCCTGGTCTTCTCCTACTGGCCGGTGATCTACAACCTCTATCTGAGCTTCACCTCGTGGGACATGATCTCCCCGGCCCCGAGCTGGGTCGGCCTCGATGAGTACCGCCAGCTCTTCACCAGTGCGGACTTCGGCCACGTCCTGCTGAACACCGCGAAGTTCGTCGTCCTCATCGTGGTGGGCGCCATCGTGGGCGGACTTGCCACGGCCCTGGTCCTGAACCAACGGCTGGCCGGTCGGGGACTGGTACGAACCCTCAGCTTCGCCCCACACATCGTCTCGGGCGCGGCGATCGCAGCGCTGTGGCTGTTCATGCTCGATCCGAGTTTCGGGCTGCTGCGCGCCCTTCTCGAACCGCTGGGAATCTCGTCGCCGCAGTGGACGACCAGCTCGCACTATTCGCTCTACGCGCTGGTGATGGTCTACCTGTGGAAGGGCATCGGGTTCTGCGCGATCATCTACGTCGCCGGAATGCAGAACCTGCCAACCGACCTTTTCGAGGCCGCCACGCTGGACGGCGCGAACCGCTGGCAGCAGTTCCGCCACGTGACGTTCCCCCTGCTGTCCCCGGTCACCTACTTCCTCGTCGTGACATCGATCATCGGCGCGTTCCAGGCGTACGACGTCACGGCAGTCATGACCGGCGGCGGCCCGGGACAGTCCTCGACCACGCTGAGCTGGTTCATCTATCAACAGGCGTTCCAGGCCTCGAATGCCGGACTGGCCGCCGCCGCCGCAATGGTCATGCTGGTCGTTCTCCTGACGATCACCATTCTGTTGGCCCGGTACGGAGAGCGGAGAGTGACCTACCAATGA
- a CDS encoding carbohydrate ABC transporter permease produces the protein MLIAAVFVMPLYWLFSSAVKPSGEIYQFPLQWIPRQLHWSNFTNAWHDAPFGSFFVNSIIVTVVGTVIKMVLATGSAYAFTFLPFPFKRFIFLLLLGTLMTPGTITLLTNYLTASDLGWVDTYAGLIVPGAGSAFGMFLLRQQMMALPREVFEAARVDGASHLRILLRMVVPMSRPMMITVSLISVIEVWNDFIWPLIITTTTEMRTLPIGLLYLKSQEGYNDWGAIMAGTVMVAAPMLVVFLLAQRYIVAGFSGGAIKG, from the coding sequence GTGCTGATCGCCGCCGTGTTCGTCATGCCGCTGTACTGGCTGTTCAGCTCGGCCGTGAAACCGAGTGGCGAGATCTACCAGTTCCCGTTGCAGTGGATCCCCCGCCAGCTTCATTGGTCGAACTTCACCAACGCCTGGCACGACGCACCGTTCGGATCCTTCTTCGTCAACTCGATCATCGTCACCGTCGTCGGCACGGTGATCAAGATGGTGTTGGCGACAGGCTCGGCCTACGCGTTCACGTTCCTGCCCTTCCCGTTCAAACGGTTCATCTTCCTGCTGTTGCTCGGCACCCTGATGACGCCGGGCACGATCACCCTGCTCACCAACTACCTGACCGCCTCCGATCTCGGCTGGGTGGACACCTACGCGGGCCTGATCGTCCCCGGCGCCGGCTCGGCATTCGGCATGTTCCTGCTGCGCCAGCAGATGATGGCGCTACCGCGCGAGGTGTTCGAGGCCGCCCGGGTGGACGGGGCGAGCCACCTGCGGATCCTGCTGCGAATGGTCGTTCCGATGTCGCGCCCGATGATGATCACCGTCAGCCTGATCTCCGTCATCGAGGTGTGGAACGACTTCATCTGGCCGCTCATCATCACGACGACCACCGAAATGCGCACCCTGCCGATCGGACTGCTCTACCTGAAGTCGCAGGAGGGCTACAACGACTGGGGCGCCATCATGGCCGGCACCGTCATGGTCGCCGCGCCGATGTTGGTCGTCTTCCTCCTCGCCCAGCGATACATCGTCGCGGGCTTCTCCGGCGGCGCAATCAAGGGCTGA
- a CDS encoding PSP1 domain-containing protein, with protein sequence MGMLCAVSFNRYGRLYYLDPGEFTPQVGDKVLVPTEDGTEVAECVWAPQWVSEDTAGFPRLAGPAGAADLDRDALVRRRKAEAKVAAKKLIREHELPMKVVAVDHLTGPEPSTGSVEDGAHTTIYFTAPHRVDFRSLVRDLGATLRCRVELRQLSARDSARVQGGIGSCGRDLCCATFLRDFEPVTIRMAKDQDLPLNPLRISGACGRLMCCLKYEHPLYQRFQETAPAVGSRVDTEQGPGRVVGHSVPRDAVTVRLDADGSRCSCSRASVCGSRQAYEQQYE encoded by the coding sequence GTGGGCATGCTCTGCGCGGTCAGCTTCAACCGGTACGGCCGGCTCTACTACCTCGACCCCGGCGAGTTCACGCCGCAGGTCGGCGACAAGGTGCTGGTCCCGACCGAGGACGGCACCGAGGTCGCCGAGTGCGTGTGGGCACCGCAGTGGGTCAGCGAGGACACCGCCGGGTTTCCGCGGCTCGCCGGCCCCGCCGGGGCGGCCGACCTGGACCGGGACGCGCTGGTCCGGCGACGCAAGGCCGAGGCGAAGGTCGCCGCGAAGAAGCTGATCCGGGAGCACGAGCTGCCGATGAAGGTGGTCGCCGTCGACCACCTGACCGGTCCGGAGCCGAGCACCGGGTCGGTCGAGGACGGCGCGCACACCACCATCTACTTCACCGCGCCGCACCGGGTCGACTTCCGGTCGCTGGTCCGCGACCTGGGCGCGACGCTGCGCTGCCGGGTCGAGCTGCGGCAGCTGTCCGCGCGCGACTCGGCCCGGGTCCAGGGCGGGATCGGCTCCTGCGGCCGCGACCTGTGCTGCGCCACGTTCCTGCGCGACTTCGAACCGGTGACCATCCGGATGGCCAAGGACCAGGACCTGCCGCTCAACCCGCTGCGGATCTCCGGCGCGTGCGGCCGGCTGATGTGCTGCCTGAAGTACGAGCACCCGCTGTACCAGCGGTTCCAGGAGACGGCGCCGGCGGTCGGCAGCCGGGTCGACACCGAGCAGGGGCCGGGCCGGGTCGTCGGGCACAGCGTGCCGCGCGACGCGGTCACCGTCCGGCTGGACGCCGACGGCAGCCGCTGCTCGTGCAGCCGGGCCAGCGTCTGCGGCTCCCGCCAGGCCTACGAGCAGCAGTACGAGTAG
- a CDS encoding type VII secretion target codes for MGESGSVGLGTFGGRLMAAADQVRAAAGPDTGPAPACCTAPGSLGDVAADLHRRWGVVVWQAHEAAAGTADRLADLGTDLRTAAGRYRDADEETARVIRRAGEPTR; via the coding sequence GTGGGCGAGTCTGGCTCGGTCGGCCTGGGTACCTTCGGCGGCCGGCTGATGGCCGCCGCCGACCAGGTCCGCGCCGCCGCCGGCCCGGACACCGGGCCCGCCCCGGCCTGCTGCACGGCACCCGGTTCGCTCGGTGACGTCGCCGCCGACCTGCACCGGCGCTGGGGCGTCGTGGTGTGGCAGGCGCACGAGGCGGCGGCCGGCACGGCCGACCGGCTGGCCGACCTCGGAACCGACCTGCGCACCGCCGCCGGCCGCTACCGCGACGCCGACGAGGAAACCGCGCGGGTGATCCGGCGCGCCGGGGAACCGACCCGGTGA
- a CDS encoding GlxA family transcriptional regulator, with translation MLRTIAAVALDGVAAFELGVICEVFGVDRTAQGFPPYEFALCSPGGRPVRCKSGYQIVPDHDLAPLADADVVAVPAMGHASNPPAGPLPVPAELTAALRAAAARNAWVVSVCSGAFVLGEAGLLDGRRCTTHWMYAADLAARYPTAKVDPDVLYVEDRPILTSAGTAAGIDACLHLVRQEQGSAVATALARRMVVPPHRDGGQAQYIETPVPVAAAAESLQPLLTWMQAHLAEELTVEALAARVHLAPRTFARRFRAETGATPHDWLVGQRVLLARTLLEETELGVEQIARRAGFGNAAALRHHFTRRLGTAPVAYRRRFCGQD, from the coding sequence ATGCTGCGCACGATCGCGGCGGTGGCCCTGGACGGCGTCGCCGCCTTCGAGTTGGGCGTGATCTGCGAGGTGTTCGGCGTCGACCGCACCGCGCAGGGCTTCCCGCCGTACGAGTTCGCGCTCTGCTCGCCGGGCGGGCGGCCGGTGCGCTGCAAGTCCGGGTACCAGATCGTGCCGGACCACGACCTCGCCCCGCTGGCGGACGCGGACGTGGTGGCGGTGCCCGCGATGGGCCACGCCAGCAACCCGCCGGCCGGCCCGCTGCCGGTTCCGGCCGAGCTGACGGCGGCGCTGCGCGCCGCGGCGGCCCGGAACGCCTGGGTGGTCAGCGTCTGCTCGGGCGCGTTCGTGCTGGGCGAGGCCGGGCTGCTGGACGGCCGCCGCTGCACCACGCACTGGATGTACGCGGCGGATCTCGCCGCCCGCTACCCGACCGCGAAGGTCGACCCGGACGTGCTCTACGTCGAGGACCGGCCGATCCTGACCAGCGCCGGTACCGCCGCCGGCATCGACGCCTGCCTGCACCTGGTACGGCAGGAGCAGGGTTCGGCGGTCGCCACCGCGCTGGCCCGGCGGATGGTGGTGCCGCCGCACCGGGACGGCGGGCAGGCCCAGTACATCGAGACGCCGGTCCCGGTGGCCGCGGCGGCCGAGTCGTTGCAGCCGCTGCTGACCTGGATGCAGGCCCACCTGGCGGAGGAGCTGACGGTGGAGGCGCTCGCCGCGCGGGTGCACCTGGCGCCCCGGACGTTCGCCCGCCGGTTCCGCGCGGAGACCGGTGCCACCCCGCACGACTGGCTGGTCGGCCAGCGGGTGCTGCTGGCGCGCACCCTGCTGGAGGAGACCGAGCTGGGGGTGGAGCAGATCGCCCGGCGGGCCGGTTTCGGCAACGCGGCCGCACTGCGGCACCACTTCACCCGGCGGCTCGGGACCGCACCCGTCGCGTACCGGCGCCGCTTCTGCGGCCAGGACTGA